From Sphingopyxis sp. MWB1, a single genomic window includes:
- a CDS encoding glucose 1-dehydrogenase encodes MQREPRWEPRYPGSGRLEGKVAIVTGGDSGIGRAVCALFAREGADIAIVYHENREDAETTADIVADEGQRAITIKADVGKVDASEKSVAKTIEAFGRIDILINNAGEQHPAADIRDISADQLQRTFATNIFGMFYLVQAALPHLGKGAAIVNCTSVTMYKGSGGLLDYSATKGAITAFTRSLSENLVEKGIRVNGVAPGPIWTPLNPRGGAPAEKVEHFGESTPMKRPGEPNEVAPAFLFLACDDSSYMSGQVLHPNGGMIVNG; translated from the coding sequence ATGCAGCGCGAACCGCGCTGGGAGCCGCGCTATCCGGGGTCGGGGCGGCTGGAGGGCAAGGTTGCCATCGTCACTGGCGGCGACAGCGGCATCGGTCGCGCCGTCTGTGCGCTGTTCGCGCGCGAGGGCGCTGATATTGCCATCGTCTATCATGAAAATCGCGAGGACGCCGAAACGACGGCGGATATTGTTGCCGACGAAGGGCAGCGCGCGATCACGATCAAGGCCGATGTCGGCAAGGTTGACGCGAGCGAAAAGAGTGTCGCCAAGACGATAGAGGCCTTTGGCCGAATCGACATATTGATCAATAATGCCGGGGAGCAGCATCCCGCCGCCGATATTCGCGATATCAGTGCTGACCAGCTACAGCGTACTTTTGCCACCAATATTTTCGGGATGTTTTATCTGGTGCAGGCGGCGCTGCCGCATCTGGGCAAGGGGGCGGCGATCGTCAATTGCACCAGCGTCACCATGTATAAGGGATCAGGCGGGCTGCTCGATTATAGTGCGACCAAGGGGGCGATTACCGCCTTCACCCGCTCACTCAGTGAAAATCTGGTGGAGAAGGGGATTCGCGTCAATGGCGTGGCGCCGGGGCCGATCTGGACCCCGCTCAACCCGCGCGGCGGCGCCCCGGCGGAGAAGGTCGAGCATTTCGGCGAAAGCACCCCGATGAAACGCCCCGGCGAGCCCAATGAGGTGGCGCCTGCCTTTCTGTTCCTCGCCTGCGACGACAGCAGCTATATGTCGGGCCAGGTGTTGCATCCCAATGGCGGGATGATCGTTAACGGATAG
- a CDS encoding TonB-dependent receptor: protein MNIRNILLGATILYAGTVPAHALAQDAGTTSAGAYANEIIVTATKRSETLQDTPIAVSVTSAADIENAQVRDLLDLQSAVPSLRVTQLQSSANTNFIIRGFGNGANNAGIEPSVGVFIDGVYRSRSAAQVGDLPNLERVEVLRGPQSTLFGKNASAGVINIVTQKPQYDFGGSLEATYGNFNAVTVKGSVTGPISDTVAFSLGGNYNRRDGYVYDAHLDQDVNDRNRWGVRGQLLLEPTDALSIRLIGDYDKIDENCCAAANIIAGPTVAITDALVGGPSVDPANPFSYRVYNNFLSTNKIRNYGGSAQIDYDLGSIGLTSITAYRQVRADANQDSDFTAADLISEKRDNVDINTFTQEIRFTSDFDGPVNFLLGGYYFHEKIDQYSALTTGTDFRDYGDALIRAATGGTLNVPTLEAILGSAEGDPTKYQGAFFRAGDGMVENYDLKNTSWSIFGTVDLDVTDRLRLTAGANYTKDRKDFATDVVSTDVFSSVDLTGTPFEALKAFQFQPQFLNVPNAVEDGKTRDSDLAWNVRAAYELTDTVNVYATYATGFKASSINLSRDSRPLAADMEAIREAGLDLPNLVPGSRFAGPEESEVYEAGLKAQWALAALNLAVFKQSIKGFQSNVFTGTGFALANAGKQSTFGIEFDGSVRPVQGLNLTMAMTYLDPKYDSFVGSAFGDLSGTKPAGIPDLSATFGGTYTHEFAGGTRAILHADYLYESPTQIVDGLYGFPASVARDLKREVNQVNASFTVALPNGLEVGLWGRNLTKSQYLISVFPSVAQQGSVSGYANQPRTYGGTVRFKF, encoded by the coding sequence ATGAACATTCGCAATATTTTGCTGGGCGCTACCATTTTATATGCCGGGACGGTCCCCGCCCATGCCTTGGCCCAGGATGCGGGCACGACGAGCGCAGGCGCTTATGCCAATGAAATTATCGTCACGGCGACAAAGCGCTCCGAAACGCTGCAGGACACGCCGATTGCCGTGTCGGTGACGTCGGCGGCAGACATTGAAAATGCCCAGGTGCGCGACCTGCTCGACCTTCAGTCGGCGGTTCCCAGCTTGCGCGTGACGCAGCTGCAGTCGAGCGCCAACACCAATTTCATCATTCGCGGTTTCGGCAATGGCGCGAACAATGCCGGGATTGAGCCTTCGGTCGGCGTGTTCATCGACGGCGTTTATCGTTCGCGTTCGGCGGCGCAGGTCGGCGACCTGCCCAATCTGGAGCGTGTCGAGGTGCTGCGCGGTCCGCAATCGACGCTGTTCGGCAAAAACGCCTCGGCGGGTGTGATCAACATCGTCACGCAAAAGCCGCAATATGATTTCGGCGGTTCGCTCGAAGCAACCTATGGCAATTTCAATGCTGTCACGGTGAAGGGCAGCGTCACCGGTCCGATCAGCGACACGGTCGCTTTCTCGCTCGGCGGCAATTACAATCGCCGCGACGGCTATGTCTATGACGCGCATCTCGACCAGGACGTCAACGACCGCAACCGCTGGGGTGTGCGCGGGCAATTGCTGCTCGAACCGACCGACGCCCTGTCGATCCGTCTGATCGGCGATTATGACAAGATCGACGAAAATTGCTGCGCTGCCGCCAATATCATCGCGGGTCCGACCGTGGCGATCACCGATGCGCTGGTCGGCGGCCCCAGCGTCGATCCGGCCAACCCCTTCTCGTACAGGGTGTACAACAACTTCCTGTCCACGAACAAAATCCGCAATTATGGTGGTTCGGCGCAGATCGACTATGATCTGGGCTCAATTGGCCTCACATCGATCACCGCCTACCGGCAGGTGCGTGCCGATGCCAATCAGGATTCGGATTTCACCGCCGCTGACCTGATCAGCGAAAAGCGCGATAATGTCGACATCAACACCTTCACGCAGGAAATCCGTTTCACGTCGGACTTTGACGGCCCCGTCAACTTCCTGCTCGGCGGCTATTATTTCCACGAGAAGATCGACCAGTATAGCGCGCTGACCACCGGCACCGACTTCCGTGACTATGGCGATGCGCTGATCCGCGCGGCGACTGGCGGGACGCTCAACGTTCCGACACTCGAAGCGATCCTGGGCAGCGCGGAAGGCGATCCGACCAAATATCAGGGCGCTTTCTTCCGCGCCGGCGACGGCATGGTGGAAAATTACGACCTGAAAAACACCAGCTGGTCGATCTTTGGCACGGTGGATCTGGACGTGACCGACCGGCTGCGCCTGACCGCTGGGGCCAACTATACGAAGGACCGCAAGGATTTTGCGACCGACGTGGTCAGCACCGACGTGTTTTCGAGCGTCGATCTGACTGGCACTCCGTTTGAGGCGTTGAAGGCGTTCCAGTTCCAGCCGCAGTTCCTCAACGTTCCCAATGCGGTTGAGGATGGCAAGACGCGCGACAGCGACCTCGCCTGGAATGTCCGCGCCGCTTATGAGCTGACCGATACGGTCAATGTCTATGCGACCTATGCGACGGGCTTCAAGGCAAGCTCGATCAACCTGTCGCGCGACAGCCGTCCGCTGGCCGCTGATATGGAAGCGATCCGCGAGGCCGGACTTGACCTTCCCAACTTGGTGCCCGGTTCGCGCTTTGCGGGGCCGGAGGAGTCGGAAGTTTATGAAGCCGGTTTGAAGGCGCAATGGGCGCTCGCCGCGCTGAACCTTGCGGTCTTCAAACAGTCAATCAAGGGCTTCCAGTCGAACGTCTTTACCGGCACCGGCTTCGCGCTCGCCAATGCGGGCAAGCAGTCGACCTTCGGGATCGAGTTCGACGGATCGGTCCGGCCGGTGCAGGGGCTGAACCTCACCATGGCGATGACCTATCTTGACCCCAAATATGACAGCTTCGTCGGCTCGGCCTTTGGCGATCTGTCGGGGACCAAGCCCGCGGGCATTCCCGATCTGTCGGCGACCTTTGGCGGCACCTATACGCATGAATTTGCGGGCGGGACGCGCGCGATCCTGCATGCCGACTATCTGTATGAAAGCCCGACGCAGATTGTCGATGGCCTCTATGGCTTCCCGGCCAGCGTCGCCCGCGATCTGAAGCGCGAAGTGAATCAGGTCAATGCTTCCTTCACGGTCGCGCTGCCCAATGGTCTGGAAGTGGGTCTGTGGGGCCGCAACCTGACCAAATCGCAATATCTGATTTCCGTTTTCCCGTCGGTTGCCCAGCAGGGCAGTGTTTCGGGCTATGCCAACCAGCCGCGTACTTATGGCGGCACGGTTCGCTTCAAATTCTGA
- a CDS encoding flavin-containing monooxygenase codes for MAATALTERSVDPGSAHSSPAPVDQDVLIVGAGISGIGMAVHLQMNCPDHSFGLVERRAQLGGTWDLFRYPGVRSDSDMHTLGFVFEPWTHEKSIADGPSILDYLNRIVDERGIRDCIAFNRKVVGADWDSAAARWTVTLEDEEGKSSTTTARWLHLGSGYYDYDAPYEAHFPGRETFKGEIWHPQFWPENADYKGKKIVVIGSGATAVTIVPSMAKDAAHVTMLQRTPTWYFIRPAKDGFANFLRKILPEELAYKITRFKNVKLQSIGFQRARTKPEKVKQFLTRRLKAALGDHYDEKAFTPPYNPWDQRLCLVPDGDFFEAMKAGKASVVTDHIERFDASGIQLKSGAHLDADVIVTATGLKLAVAGKIPVRVDGEAVSWADHFYYKACMFSNIPNFSVVFGYLNASWTLRADIVSEYVCRVLNHMGKQGSSIALPRLDDPSSLTEDNIFDFSSGYIQRSLHIMPKNAVEMPWRLSQNYVQDRIDMRRDPVDDGILHFGHPMAAASRDQLEAAE; via the coding sequence ATGGCAGCAACGGCGTTAACAGAGCGTTCCGTTGACCCGGGGTCAGCGCATTCATCCCCTGCCCCCGTCGATCAGGATGTGCTGATCGTCGGCGCGGGCATTTCGGGCATCGGCATGGCGGTCCATCTTCAGATGAATTGCCCCGACCACAGTTTCGGCCTGGTCGAACGCCGCGCGCAGCTTGGCGGCACCTGGGACCTGTTCCGCTATCCCGGCGTCCGGTCGGACAGCGACATGCACACGTTGGGCTTTGTGTTCGAGCCGTGGACGCATGAAAAAAGTATCGCCGACGGTCCCTCCATCCTCGATTATCTAAACCGCATCGTCGATGAACGCGGCATCCGCGACTGCATCGCCTTCAACCGCAAGGTGGTCGGTGCGGACTGGGACAGCGCGGCGGCGCGCTGGACGGTGACGCTGGAGGATGAGGAAGGCAAAAGCTCGACCACCACCGCGCGCTGGCTCCATCTGGGGTCGGGCTATTATGATTATGACGCGCCTTATGAAGCGCATTTTCCGGGGCGGGAGACCTTCAAGGGCGAGATATGGCACCCGCAATTCTGGCCCGAAAATGCGGATTACAAGGGCAAGAAAATTGTCGTCATCGGGTCGGGCGCCACCGCCGTCACCATCGTTCCCTCGATGGCAAAGGACGCTGCCCATGTGACGATGCTTCAGCGCACGCCGACCTGGTATTTCATCCGCCCCGCCAAGGACGGCTTTGCCAATTTCCTTCGCAAGATCCTGCCCGAAGAGCTGGCCTATAAAATCACCCGCTTTAAAAATGTGAAGCTGCAAAGCATCGGCTTTCAGCGTGCGCGCACCAAGCCCGAAAAGGTGAAACAATTTCTCACCAGGCGGCTGAAAGCGGCGCTGGGCGATCATTATGATGAAAAGGCCTTCACGCCGCCCTATAATCCATGGGACCAGCGGCTATGCCTCGTCCCCGATGGCGATTTTTTCGAAGCGATGAAGGCGGGCAAGGCCTCGGTCGTCACCGATCATATCGAGCGGTTCGACGCCAGCGGCATCCAGCTCAAATCGGGCGCGCATCTCGATGCCGATGTCATCGTCACGGCAACGGGCCTCAAACTGGCGGTCGCGGGCAAAATCCCCGTCCGCGTCGATGGCGAAGCCGTCAGCTGGGCCGATCATTTCTATTACAAGGCGTGCATGTTCTCCAACATCCCCAATTTCTCGGTGGTGTTCGGCTATTTGAATGCAAGCTGGACGCTGCGCGCCGATATTGTGTCGGAATATGTCTGCCGCGTTCTCAATCATATGGGCAAGCAGGGCAGCAGCATCGCCCTGCCCCGCCTCGACGATCCATCAAGCCTGACCGAGGATAATATCTTCGATTTCTCCTCGGGCTATATCCAGCGTTCGCTGCACATCATGCCCAAAAATGCCGTCGAAATGCCCTGGCGGCTCAGCCAAAATTATGTGCAGGACCGTATCGACATGCGCCGCGATCCGGTCGACGACGGCATTTTGCATTTTGGCCATCCGATGGCGGCGGCGTCCCGCGATCAGCTTGAGGCCGCCGAATAG
- a CDS encoding DUF47 family protein — protein sequence MRQIAVLPYRFSGPTQNGPTEILLITSRETKRWVVPKGNPLTGMERHAAAAIEAEEEAGVIGAVCPTSIGSYQYRKRRANGASIMYDVEVFPLAVTRELTEWKEMDERERKWFAFDAAAEAVDEPDLQALIRSFGDTGFRAAALRRGAVSRIGERTGANKMFAWFQRLLPRQGNFFELFESHAATLVLGANALSRLLQGGSGMADHIREVFEREHDADAITREVLQTVRRTFLTPFDRSAITDLIVAMDDAIDEMQKTAGAIDLYDVKEFEPEMCDIAGIIVDAARLTAEAIPLLQNISANGPRLHELTERLVRMEGHADEIHSAGLKRLFKEHGASNTSNFLIGREIYRHLERVTDSFEDVANEIDGLVIDHA from the coding sequence GTGCGTCAAATCGCTGTCCTCCCCTATCGTTTCAGCGGTCCCACACAAAATGGGCCGACCGAAATTTTGCTGATCACCTCGCGCGAGACCAAGCGCTGGGTCGTGCCCAAGGGGAACCCGCTGACCGGCATGGAGCGCCATGCCGCCGCCGCGATCGAGGCGGAAGAGGAAGCCGGGGTGATCGGCGCGGTCTGTCCGACCTCGATCGGCAGCTATCAATATCGCAAGCGCCGGGCCAATGGCGCGTCGATCATGTATGATGTGGAGGTCTTTCCACTTGCGGTCACGCGCGAGTTGACCGAGTGGAAGGAAATGGACGAGCGCGAACGCAAATGGTTCGCCTTTGACGCCGCAGCCGAGGCGGTGGACGAACCTGATCTACAGGCGCTGATCCGTTCCTTTGGCGATACAGGTTTTCGTGCGGCCGCGCTGCGACGGGGGGCCGTCAGCCGGATTGGCGAAAGAACAGGGGCAAACAAGATGTTCGCATGGTTTCAGCGGCTGTTGCCGCGGCAGGGCAATTTTTTCGAGCTGTTTGAAAGCCATGCGGCGACGCTGGTGCTGGGCGCGAACGCCCTGTCCCGGCTGTTGCAGGGCGGCAGCGGGATGGCGGATCATATCCGCGAAGTGTTTGAACGCGAACACGACGCCGATGCCATCACCCGCGAAGTGTTGCAGACGGTGCGGCGCACCTTCCTGACCCCCTTTGACCGCAGCGCGATTACCGACCTGATCGTCGCGATGGACGACGCCATCGACGAAATGCAGAAAACCGCCGGCGCGATCGACCTGTATGACGTCAAGGAATTCGAACCCGAAATGTGCGACATCGCGGGGATCATCGTCGATGCCGCACGGCTGACGGCGGAGGCAATCCCCTTGCTTCAGAATATCAGCGCCAATGGACCGCGCCTGCACGAGCTGACCGAGCGGCTGGTTCGGATGGAGGGCCATGCCGATGAAATTCACAGCGCGGGCCTTAAGCGATTGTTCAAGGAACATGGGGCGTCAAACACGTCGAATTTCCTGATTGGCCGGGAAATTTACCGGCATCTTGAGCGCGTCACCGACAGTTTCGAGGATGTCGCGAACGAAATTGACGGCTTGGTCATCGACCACGCTTAG
- a CDS encoding inorganic phosphate transporter: protein MHELAYPLLVGLIILALAFDFLNGLHDAANSIATVVATRLLKPVQAVIFAAFFNFAAYFLSLAFPALHKVAETIGAGLIDKDLVTPAVVFGALIGAMFWNIVTWLKGIPSSSSHALVGGIVGAGVAHAGFEGIQWTGLNKTVIAIFLSPMLGMFLAMLVMLVSSWALRRATAKFAESAFRYLHLFSSAAYSLSHGLNDAQKTMGIIAVLLYSTGYLSGDFHVPHWVAFACYVAIALGTLSGGWKIIETMGGRITKLSHHQGFAASTGGSIMVFTASLLGIPVSTTHTITGSIIGAGVARRASAVRWGVAGNVIAAWFITIPASAVVAAIFYSLTRLF from the coding sequence ATGCACGAACTCGCTTATCCCTTGCTCGTCGGGCTGATCATCCTGGCGCTGGCCTTCGACTTTCTGAACGGCCTGCACGATGCGGCCAACAGCATTGCGACCGTCGTGGCGACGCGGCTGCTCAAGCCGGTGCAGGCGGTGATCTTTGCTGCCTTTTTCAACTTTGCCGCCTATTTCCTCAGCCTTGCCTTTCCCGCCTTGCACAAGGTCGCCGAAACCATCGGCGCGGGGCTGATCGACAAGGATCTGGTGACCCCGGCGGTGGTGTTCGGCGCGCTGATCGGTGCGATGTTCTGGAACATTGTCACCTGGCTGAAGGGCATTCCCTCCTCGTCCAGCCATGCGCTTGTGGGCGGGATCGTTGGTGCAGGCGTGGCCCATGCGGGCTTTGAAGGGATACAATGGACCGGCCTCAACAAGACGGTGATCGCCATTTTCCTGTCGCCGATGCTCGGCATGTTCCTTGCCATGCTGGTAATGCTGGTCAGCAGCTGGGCCTTGCGGCGGGCGACCGCCAAATTTGCCGAAAGCGCCTTTCGCTACCTCCATCTCTTTTCTTCCGCCGCCTATTCGCTCAGCCACGGGTTGAACGACGCGCAAAAGACGATGGGGATTATCGCCGTCCTCCTTTATTCGACCGGCTATCTCAGCGGCGATTTTCATGTGCCGCATTGGGTGGCTTTCGCCTGTTATGTCGCGATTGCGCTGGGCACGCTGTCGGGCGGGTGGAAGATTATCGAGACGATGGGCGGACGCATCACCAAGCTGTCGCATCATCAGGGTTTTGCCGCCTCGACCGGCGGGTCGATCATGGTGTTTACAGCCAGCCTGCTCGGCATTCCGGTGTCGACCACCCACACGATCACGGGCAGCATCATCGGCGCGGGCGTCGCGCGCCGGGCGAGCGCGGTGCGCTGGGGCGTCGCGGGCAATGTTATCGCCGCCTGGTTCATCACCATTCCGGCAAGCGCCGTTGTGGCGGCAATTTTCTATTCGCTGACGCGCCTGTTCTAA
- a CDS encoding TonB-dependent receptor codes for MKFKALIGTSILAVAVATPAYAQNQSNTDAFGGEIVVTAQRQSERLQDVPIAVSAFSSESLEAQQIENPADLQLTLPNVTFTKTNFTSSSFTIRGIGDLCVGVSCDSATAIHQNESPLIGTRLFETEFFDLERIEVLRGPQGTLFGRNATSGVVNVVTAKPDLSGFGASGELEYGNYNSIKAKGMVNVPLGDTLGVRVAGFYLNRDGFTKNLYDGSRIDDRDMYAVRGSIRWEPSDDTTLDLMGYYFREDDNRLRIQKQYCQRDPTGVLGCLNNRRDPGVTNANSTIAGVLTSREFFAVRGLPTAFALGSLYGPDSLASFQPIADPRVVNTDFNPTYFSDELQVQGRLEQSFGAFNVSLAGVYQKARVDSQQDYNLSIQDRAGYAVALNTLAAAAAGQVPGLPAAYFKPIADALIPNGPNGPLCTSLAEPSGLGVYGGHAICSDTPQDFDRSVQDSSAWSGEMIISSDFDGPFNFLLGGIYGKSHLTENSYYVNAFGLDYAAGILGTFTAMTTPAPNGPLPPSFLGTPNYRNNTDDLRVRSYGFFGEAYYEMNDALKLTLGLRYNNDKKSVRARNTLASFLVPFGQTGSAFDSPFVGGFDADPGLPGNQLFQERSVGFDEITGRAVLDWKITPDNLVYFSYSRGYKSGGINPPLAPVFTVPDSFAPEIVNAFEIGSKNRFGPLQLNLTGFYYKYKGLQLSRIVARTSVNDNVDANIWGVEAEAVITPSPDFVVNIGASYLNTEVSSDKMLANPRDPSGGRSDAVIIKDITNGSNCAVVPTTAGNGAGSSAYVAAINNSMGLRAPAGFGPNSGINSPGAFSICQVLAANAATVGAAFGGIAVEPAGVEVNIKGNKLPQAPVVKFSAGAQYTFNFANDISLTPRLDLTYTGDSYGNIFNGRVNKINGYAQANAQLQLNGPDRRWFVKAFIQNIFDSQPVTGLYVTDQSSGLFTNVFTLDPRRYGIGAGFKF; via the coding sequence ATGAAGTTCAAGGCACTGATCGGCACTTCGATCCTGGCGGTTGCGGTCGCGACCCCGGCATATGCACAAAACCAAAGCAACACCGATGCCTTTGGCGGCGAAATCGTCGTCACGGCGCAGCGGCAGTCCGAACGATTGCAGGACGTCCCCATCGCGGTCAGCGCCTTTTCGTCGGAATCTTTGGAAGCGCAACAGATTGAAAATCCCGCCGATCTTCAACTCACCCTGCCCAATGTCACCTTCACCAAAACGAATTTCACCTCATCCAGCTTTACCATTCGCGGCATCGGCGATTTGTGCGTCGGGGTCAGCTGTGACAGCGCGACCGCCATTCACCAGAATGAATCGCCCTTGATCGGCACGCGCCTGTTCGAAACCGAATTTTTCGACCTCGAACGCATCGAAGTGCTGCGCGGGCCACAGGGCACGCTGTTCGGCCGCAACGCCACGTCGGGCGTCGTCAATGTCGTCACCGCCAAGCCCGACCTTTCGGGCTTTGGCGCGTCGGGCGAACTGGAATATGGCAATTATAACAGCATCAAGGCCAAGGGCATGGTCAACGTGCCGCTCGGCGATACGTTGGGGGTTCGCGTTGCCGGTTTTTACCTGAACCGCGACGGCTTCACCAAAAATCTTTATGACGGCAGCCGTATCGACGACCGCGACATGTATGCGGTGCGCGGGTCGATCCGCTGGGAACCCAGCGACGATACGACGCTCGATCTGATGGGCTATTATTTCCGCGAGGATGACAATCGCCTCCGTATCCAGAAACAATATTGCCAGCGCGACCCAACGGGCGTGCTCGGCTGCCTCAACAACCGCCGCGACCCCGGCGTCACCAACGCCAATTCGACCATCGCCGGCGTGCTGACCAGCCGCGAATTTTTCGCGGTTCGCGGGCTTCCCACCGCCTTTGCGCTCGGCAGCCTTTATGGGCCGGACTCGCTGGCTTCTTTCCAGCCGATCGCCGATCCGCGCGTGGTGAACACCGATTTCAACCCGACCTATTTTTCGGACGAATTGCAAGTGCAGGGACGGCTGGAACAAAGCTTCGGCGCGTTCAACGTTTCGCTGGCCGGGGTTTACCAGAAAGCGCGGGTCGACAGCCAGCAGGACTATAATCTGTCGATCCAGGACCGCGCGGGCTATGCGGTCGCGCTCAACACGCTCGCCGCGGCAGCGGCGGGACAGGTGCCGGGGCTTCCTGCCGCCTATTTCAAGCCGATTGCCGATGCGCTGATACCCAATGGTCCGAATGGTCCGCTTTGCACCTCGCTTGCCGAACCCAGCGGGCTTGGTGTCTATGGCGGCCACGCCATCTGCAGCGACACGCCGCAGGATTTTGACCGTTCAGTACAGGACAGCAGCGCCTGGTCGGGCGAAATGATCATCAGCTCCGACTTTGACGGACCGTTCAACTTCCTGCTCGGGGGCATTTACGGGAAAAGCCATCTCACCGAAAACAGCTATTATGTGAATGCCTTCGGGCTGGATTATGCGGCCGGGATATTGGGGACGTTCACGGCAATGACGACCCCCGCGCCCAATGGACCGCTGCCGCCCTCTTTCCTCGGCACACCCAATTATCGCAACAATACTGACGATCTGCGGGTGCGTTCCTATGGCTTCTTTGGGGAGGCCTATTATGAAATGAACGATGCGCTCAAGCTGACGCTCGGCCTGCGCTATAATAATGACAAGAAATCGGTGCGCGCACGCAACACGCTCGCAAGCTTCCTTGTCCCCTTTGGCCAGACGGGTAGCGCGTTCGACTCGCCCTTTGTCGGCGGTTTCGATGCCGACCCCGGATTGCCTGGAAACCAGCTGTTCCAGGAACGCAGCGTCGGCTTTGACGAAATAACCGGCCGCGCGGTGCTCGACTGGAAAATCACGCCCGACAATCTCGTCTATTTCAGCTACTCGCGCGGTTATAAATCGGGGGGCATCAATCCGCCGCTCGCACCGGTGTTCACCGTCCCCGACTCCTTTGCGCCCGAAATCGTCAATGCGTTCGAAATCGGCTCAAAGAACCGCTTTGGCCCGCTCCAGCTCAACCTGACGGGCTTTTATTATAAATATAAGGGGTTGCAGCTCAGCCGCATCGTCGCGCGCACCTCGGTCAATGACAATGTTGATGCGAATATCTGGGGTGTCGAGGCCGAAGCGGTCATCACCCCCTCGCCCGACTTTGTCGTCAATATCGGCGCCAGCTATCTCAACACCGAAGTGTCGAGCGACAAGATGCTCGCCAATCCGCGCGACCCGTCGGGCGGCCGATCCGATGCCGTGATCATCAAGGATATCACCAACGGGTCGAACTGCGCGGTGGTGCCAACAACCGCCGGCAATGGCGCGGGTTCTTCCGCCTATGTCGCGGCGATCAACAACAGCATGGGCCTTCGCGCGCCTGCTGGTTTCGGGCCGAACAGCGGGATCAACTCACCCGGCGCCTTCAGCATCTGCCAGGTGCTTGCCGCCAATGCAGCAACCGTCGGCGCCGCCTTTGGCGGGATAGCGGTCGAGCCCGCGGGCGTCGAAGTGAATATCAAGGGCAACAAGCTGCCCCAGGCACCGGTGGTAAAATTCAGCGCGGGCGCCCAATATACGTTCAACTTCGCCAATGACATATCGCTGACGCCGCGCCTCGACCTCACCTATACTGGCGACAGCTATGGCAATATCTTCAACGGGCGGGTGAACAAGATCAACGGCTATGCCCAGGCCAATGCCCAGCTCCAGCTTAACGGCCCCGACCGGCGCTGGTTCGTCAAAGCCTTCATCCAGAATATCTTCGACAGCCAGCCTGTGACGGGCCTTTATGTCACCGATCAGTCGTCGGGGCTCTTCACCAATGTCTTCACGCTCGACCCGCGGCGTTACGGCATCGGTGCAGGGTTTAAATTCTGA
- a CDS encoding DUF3008 family protein, producing the protein MPAKSKAQQKAAGAALSAKRGETPKSKLQGASREMYESMSESELEDFASGSRKGKPEHVD; encoded by the coding sequence ATGCCAGCCAAGTCCAAGGCGCAGCAAAAGGCGGCCGGGGCCGCACTCAGCGCCAAGCGCGGCGAGACGCCCAAGTCCAAGCTTCAGGGCGCATCGCGCGAAATGTATGAGAGTATGAGCGAAAGCGAACTCGAGGATTTCGCCTCGGGCTCGCGCAAGGGCAAGCCCGAGCATGTCGACTGA
- a CDS encoding DUF4163 domain-containing protein, giving the protein MSLFLVPLAISVSACSAGSEAETPPATKANVRPVPGAPPAVPAEVPAQEARASEVKEENDLIHFAYSYPREAAAIPKLAAWLDADREAKREALINDSRRDKASAEQGGYPYRAHSHLQTWKLVTSTPRFVSLSSEIGTYTGGAHGMQSFDTLIWDRNRAMQIKPLDMFTSASAFDAAIRDKFCAGIERAKATIGVEPTRDADSPFAKCPPASAQTVWIGSSDGKYLDRLTIAIAPYEVGPYAEGSYLVNIPMTGALVKAVKPEYAREFLPIN; this is encoded by the coding sequence ATGAGCCTGTTTCTGGTTCCGCTTGCGATAAGCGTAAGCGCTTGCTCGGCGGGAAGCGAAGCCGAAACACCCCCCGCAACCAAGGCGAATGTTCGTCCCGTGCCCGGCGCACCTCCCGCCGTTCCGGCCGAAGTTCCTGCGCAGGAGGCGCGCGCGTCGGAAGTGAAAGAGGAAAATGACCTTATCCATTTCGCCTATAGCTATCCGCGCGAAGCGGCGGCGATCCCCAAGCTGGCGGCATGGCTCGACGCAGACCGCGAGGCGAAGCGCGAGGCGCTGATCAATGATTCCCGCCGCGACAAGGCCAGCGCCGAACAGGGCGGCTATCCCTATCGCGCGCACAGCCATTTGCAGACGTGGAAGCTGGTCACCAGCACGCCGCGCTTCGTCAGCCTGTCGAGCGAGATCGGCACCTATACCGGCGGTGCGCACGGGATGCAGAGTTTCGACACGTTGATCTGGGATCGCAATCGGGCCATGCAGATCAAACCGCTGGACATGTTTACCAGCGCTTCGGCCTTTGATGCCGCCATTCGCGACAAATTCTGTGCGGGGATAGAGCGCGCGAAAGCGACCATAGGGGTGGAGCCGACCCGCGATGCCGACAGCCCCTTTGCCAAATGCCCCCCGGCTTCGGCCCAGACGGTGTGGATCGGATCGTCCGATGGCAAATATCTCGACCGGCTGACCATCGCCATCGCCCCCTATGAAGTCGGCCCCTATGCCGAGGGCAGCTATCTGGTGAACATTCCCATGACCGGCGCGTTGGTGAAGGCAGTGAAGCCCGAATATGCTCGGGAGTTCCTGCCGATCAACTGA